One window from the genome of uncultured Cohaesibacter sp. encodes:
- a CDS encoding LysR family transcriptional regulator — protein MSAEILKELPTFLTVVEAGSFSAAANRLHLTRSAVAKSVARLETHLDIQLFNRTTRQLLLTDEGARYYEDCSHLIRDLRDAGAQLHEGRTEPIGRVRISAPVLFGRRCVAPVLRDLLRRHPKLDIDAEFSDSLVDVLSDGYDLVVRIGSTGGDAAELMTRKIGAQDMAIFASPEYLAQHGVPTNIEDLRLHSGVLYGKSASGRRWRIRDANGTSHDIQMRSRQRYDDLEVVLDATIEGGGVAWLPRWLGAPHLTTGALQLVLDSDQVQPIDIRAIWPKSKFLPLRTRAVIDALVSSVSKFMG, from the coding sequence ATGTCCGCTGAAATATTGAAAGAGCTCCCGACTTTTCTCACCGTGGTCGAAGCGGGTAGTTTTTCAGCTGCCGCAAATCGCCTCCACCTCACGCGATCTGCAGTCGCCAAATCTGTGGCGCGGCTGGAAACACATCTGGACATCCAGCTATTCAACCGCACCACGCGCCAATTGCTCCTGACTGACGAGGGCGCGCGCTATTACGAAGATTGCAGCCACTTGATCCGCGATCTGCGTGATGCCGGGGCGCAACTTCACGAGGGTCGAACGGAGCCGATCGGTCGGGTTCGGATCAGTGCTCCGGTGCTCTTCGGTCGGCGCTGCGTCGCGCCAGTGCTGCGCGATCTCCTGCGGCGGCATCCAAAGCTGGATATCGACGCGGAGTTTTCCGATTCATTGGTGGATGTATTGAGTGACGGGTACGACCTTGTTGTGCGGATTGGGTCAACTGGCGGCGATGCCGCCGAGCTAATGACACGCAAGATCGGCGCGCAGGATATGGCGATATTCGCATCTCCCGAGTACCTCGCCCAACACGGTGTCCCGACAAATATCGAGGACCTCCGTTTACACTCTGGAGTTCTCTACGGTAAATCTGCATCCGGCAGAAGGTGGCGTATCCGCGACGCAAATGGAACCAGCCATGATATCCAGATGCGCAGCCGTCAGAGATACGACGATCTGGAAGTGGTTCTGGATGCCACCATCGAAGGTGGAGGCGTGGCATGGCTTCCACGTTGGCTCGGTGCACCGCACTTGACCACTGGTGCTCTTCAGCTTGTCTTGGATAGCGACCAGGTCCAGCCAATCGATATCCGGGCCATTTGGCCAAAGAGCAAATTTCTTCCGCTTAGGACCCGCGCGGTGATCGACGCGCTTGTCTCGAGCGTCTCCAAGTTCATGGGATGA
- a CDS encoding NAD-dependent epimerase/dehydratase family protein, with translation MVRLIFATGSKNYPYIEFHSKDRRQEATKMHQIDKPRIFITGGTGYIGGSFLHLMLSRDYLHRYDIAVLVRRSRDAELLSAMGVTPVVGTLDDDHLLNSQAAQADIVFNTANCDHRDSTAAIVSGLALRKSQTGNCSILIHTSGAGVLSDTSNGMGVALAHDTKAVIWDDADAEAHAKIPYHAPHREVDLEVFAASRKGTAKTYLVVPPTVFGVGLGPFAEQRMSIQIPRLIYQSLLIRRAAHVGTGENVWANVHVADLAELYLLILDAALAGRAPEGAAGLFYPVTEHFTWLDVAKRIGQELYEQELIASAEPVTGLPQGWFWGSNVRLRSSNGSALGWQPKSGGTETMLKSIPQDLALVLNMARQARSA, from the coding sequence ATGGTGAGATTAATCTTCGCAACTGGTTCTAAAAATTATCCCTATATTGAATTTCACAGCAAGGATCGACGGCAGGAGGCGACCAAAATGCACCAGATAGACAAACCACGTATCTTCATCACGGGCGGGACAGGCTACATCGGCGGCAGCTTTCTGCACCTCATGCTGAGCCGTGACTACCTCCACCGCTATGACATTGCGGTGCTTGTACGCCGAAGCCGGGACGCAGAACTTCTGAGCGCCATGGGTGTGACCCCTGTGGTCGGAACTCTTGATGACGACCACCTGCTCAACTCGCAGGCAGCGCAGGCCGATATTGTATTCAATACCGCCAACTGCGATCACCGCGACAGCACTGCGGCAATTGTCTCCGGTCTAGCCTTGCGCAAGTCCCAGACAGGCAACTGCTCGATTCTGATCCATACTTCGGGCGCCGGCGTCCTGTCCGACACCTCGAATGGCATGGGCGTTGCGTTGGCTCACGACACAAAGGCGGTGATCTGGGATGATGCTGACGCCGAAGCCCATGCGAAGATTCCGTACCATGCTCCTCATCGTGAAGTGGACCTCGAAGTCTTCGCGGCAAGTCGCAAAGGAACGGCTAAAACCTATCTTGTGGTGCCCCCGACCGTCTTCGGGGTGGGCCTCGGCCCATTTGCCGAACAGCGTATGTCGATCCAAATTCCCCGCCTGATATACCAGAGTCTACTGATCCGGCGTGCAGCCCATGTCGGCACTGGAGAAAATGTTTGGGCGAATGTCCATGTGGCTGATCTCGCAGAACTCTACCTTCTGATCCTTGACGCTGCCCTCGCAGGTCGAGCACCTGAGGGAGCCGCCGGGCTATTCTATCCTGTCACAGAGCATTTCACCTGGCTCGATGTGGCGAAACGCATCGGTCAGGAACTGTATGAACAAGAACTGATCGCGAGCGCCGAACCCGTTACCGGCCTTCCGCAGGGCTGGTTTTGGGGCAGTAATGTGCGCCTGCGCAGCTCCAATGGGTCTGCCCTGGGCTGGCAGCCGAAGTCAGGAGGCACCGAGACGATGCTGAAGTCTATCCCCCAGGATCTTGCGTTGGTTCTGAATATGGCCCGTCAGGCCCGTTCGGCCTGA
- a CDS encoding DUF1330 domain-containing protein produces the protein MSAYVVVELTVKDAAAKERYSAAAGPIIKEFGGEFIVGGTWEALAGEPGLSHGAIIRFPDRASVMNWYHSETYQATLTDREASMACTFRLIGA, from the coding sequence ATGAGTGCCTATGTCGTTGTCGAGCTGACGGTTAAAGATGCCGCAGCTAAGGAACGGTATTCCGCAGCAGCCGGCCCCATCATCAAGGAGTTCGGCGGCGAATTCATCGTGGGCGGAACCTGGGAAGCCCTTGCCGGTGAACCCGGCCTGTCCCACGGCGCCATCATCCGATTTCCGGATCGGGCGAGTGTAATGAACTGGTACCACTCGGAAACCTACCAAGCAACGTTGACCGACCGGGAAGCGAGCATGGCCTGCACGTTCCGCCTGATCGGCGCTTGA
- a CDS encoding MBL fold metallo-hydrolase, translated as MTLSRRQLFSGAAASALSLPRIAVAKAPLASISLPGVVRRRIGSVEVTALLDGYMEMPAELFSAPSAVAEKLSVQAFKEGQPNLSPVNSFLLNLGDRLILVDAGAANSFGPTLGKLPQALEANGVSADQIDAILVTHMHPDHISETIDANGNAVFPNAELIVPELDFSYWHDDAAMAAAPNALKPFFTGARLAAKAYAKRTTQISGEAEVLPGVRSMPLPGHTPDHTGYIVTSGDASLFIWADIIHNATLQLAHPEWGPAFDVDPAQAVGTRQRALDMAASNRLLVAGMHMPFPTVGHIVTRTEGFGYVPAEWPYHL; from the coding sequence ATGACTCTTTCCCGTAGACAACTGTTCTCCGGTGCAGCAGCGTCAGCCCTGTCGCTTCCACGCATCGCGGTGGCGAAGGCCCCATTGGCCTCTATTTCCTTGCCGGGCGTTGTACGCCGCCGGATAGGGTCGGTCGAGGTAACCGCGCTGCTCGACGGCTACATGGAAATGCCGGCGGAGCTGTTTTCGGCGCCGAGCGCTGTAGCTGAGAAGCTTTCGGTTCAGGCTTTCAAGGAGGGCCAACCTAACCTTAGCCCGGTAAACTCCTTTCTGCTAAACTTGGGTGATCGCCTCATACTGGTCGATGCTGGTGCCGCCAACTCTTTCGGCCCGACGCTTGGCAAATTGCCCCAGGCCCTCGAGGCCAATGGCGTGAGCGCCGACCAGATCGACGCGATCCTCGTGACGCACATGCACCCGGATCATATCTCGGAAACGATCGATGCAAATGGCAACGCGGTGTTCCCGAATGCTGAACTGATCGTGCCTGAACTCGACTTTAGCTACTGGCATGATGACGCTGCGATGGCCGCGGCTCCGAACGCGTTAAAGCCGTTTTTTACAGGTGCACGTCTTGCCGCTAAAGCATACGCAAAGCGGACAACCCAAATTAGCGGTGAAGCGGAAGTTCTGCCGGGCGTACGGTCGATGCCGCTTCCGGGTCATACGCCAGATCATACTGGGTACATCGTGACCTCTGGGGACGCGTCGTTGTTCATCTGGGCTGACATAATCCACAACGCGACACTCCAGCTGGCGCATCCCGAATGGGGACCGGCCTTCGATGTAGACCCGGCACAGGCAGTCGGGACGCGCCAGCGTGCGTTGGACATGGCTGCCTCCAATCGGTTGCTGGTTGCTGGTATGCACATGCCGTTTCCCACAGTTGGCCATATCGTCACCCGCACTGAAGGCTTTGGCTATGTCCCTGCGGAATGGCCCTATCACCTTTAA
- a CDS encoding aspartate/glutamate racemase family protein translates to MNTTAPRIVLLHATPVAMQPIADAMKRLWSQAQVINLLDDGLSLDRAQEEGGLSETLMQRFVDLGLYGLKSGADGILVTCSAFGPAVDALEDCVDVPVLRPNEAMFRAAIASGDNIGMLATFAPAVSTMVDEFSEFSKGTAAQLETFVVPRAIDLIKAGDIDTHNRLVAEAAPRFANKDAIMLAHFSTSNAMAAVRATVSCPVFSAPDAAVLLMKELVTGQTD, encoded by the coding sequence ATGAACACGACAGCACCACGGATCGTTCTGCTGCACGCAACCCCTGTAGCCATGCAACCAATTGCCGACGCGATGAAACGACTCTGGTCTCAAGCTCAGGTGATCAATCTTCTGGATGACGGCCTCAGCCTCGATAGAGCACAAGAAGAAGGGGGGCTGTCGGAGACGCTCATGCAACGCTTCGTTGATCTGGGTCTTTATGGCCTCAAGTCAGGCGCAGACGGCATTCTCGTTACCTGTTCAGCTTTCGGACCGGCCGTCGACGCATTGGAAGATTGTGTTGACGTTCCCGTTCTTCGTCCAAACGAAGCCATGTTCCGGGCAGCAATCGCGTCGGGAGACAACATCGGCATGCTGGCAACATTTGCTCCCGCTGTCTCCACCATGGTTGACGAGTTCAGCGAATTCTCCAAAGGCACTGCAGCTCAACTGGAAACATTTGTCGTGCCGCGAGCCATTGATCTGATCAAGGCAGGCGATATCGACACTCACAACAGGCTTGTCGCCGAAGCCGCGCCCCGCTTTGCGAACAAGGATGCGATCATGCTGGCCCATTTCTCGACCTCCAATGCAATGGCTGCGGTTCGAGCGACCGTTTCCTGCCCGGTCTTCTCTGCTCCGGACGCTGCGGTTCTACTAATGAAAGAACTGGTCACTGGCCAGACGGATTGA
- a CDS encoding TIM barrel protein, with translation MIRIGNSLFATGVVHNAAYGGIQHDTCATIRALALRPELDVIEAAWPLDADSRQPLKEVTVDAGVLPIHAAGGQMRQKGINPNAADPTERKQALDWLKVIVSSASDMGARLLVLCSGPDTKPEDRDKAKGYLADVLRTLCQYAQDLRPDDPLWISFEHFDRTLDQKRLFGPTVETVDFIRTLRKDVENIGILADLSHLVQLKESISKSIATIGDLLIHAHVANCGLNPDYPAMFGDSHCRFGALGGAVTKADVIEFLTALDDNGFAHRPLPTGRAVISVEMKTPAGGDPEISIANGLRMLKQAAAEIAMTY, from the coding sequence ATGATCCGCATCGGCAACAGCCTGTTTGCAACAGGCGTGGTTCACAACGCGGCCTATGGCGGGATCCAGCACGACACCTGCGCAACCATTCGAGCTCTGGCCTTGAGGCCCGAGCTGGATGTCATTGAGGCAGCCTGGCCCCTCGACGCTGACTCTCGACAACCTCTCAAGGAAGTGACTGTTGACGCAGGCGTTCTGCCAATTCATGCCGCGGGCGGGCAGATGCGGCAAAAGGGGATCAACCCGAACGCCGCTGACCCTACCGAGCGCAAGCAGGCCCTAGACTGGCTCAAGGTCATTGTCTCATCCGCCAGTGACATGGGAGCAAGACTTCTGGTGCTTTGCTCCGGTCCGGACACCAAGCCCGAAGATCGGGACAAGGCAAAAGGCTATTTGGCCGATGTGCTCAGGACTCTTTGTCAGTACGCGCAGGACCTGCGACCCGATGATCCGCTCTGGATATCCTTCGAGCATTTTGATCGCACATTGGACCAAAAGCGCCTGTTTGGCCCAACGGTTGAAACCGTCGATTTCATCCGCACCCTTCGCAAAGATGTTGAAAATATCGGTATCCTTGCCGATCTCAGCCATCTCGTGCAGCTGAAGGAAAGTATTTCCAAATCGATCGCAACCATTGGAGATCTGTTGATCCATGCTCATGTCGCCAACTGCGGTCTCAATCCGGACTATCCGGCAATGTTTGGGGATAGTCATTGTCGCTTTGGAGCCCTTGGTGGAGCGGTAACAAAAGCAGATGTAATCGAGTTTCTGACCGCGCTCGATGACAACGGCTTCGCGCATCGTCCCCTGCCCACAGGTCGAGCTGTCATCAGCGTTGAAATGAAGACACCAGCTGGCGGTGATCCTGAAATCTCCATCGCCAACGGCCTGCGCATGTTGAAGCAGGCTGCTGCCGAGATCGCAATGACATACTGA
- a CDS encoding 4-hydroxythreonine-4-phosphate dehydrogenase PdxA: MYLENGKAIVAISNGDPAGIGPEITLKALLSEDLRTSAAPVIIGSPELYAREIQQFGLPFTLKEIGALKDATGEPGTVEILPFDQLDLSACPRGTVSAEGGRYSGASIARAIALGMAGEAQSVVVSPNNKRAMKDGGHEHTGFEEITRHYTGAERSIQILMGRKYNMARVTNHVPLARVAEMCTRERVANQIEVLIDSLQMVGFAKPCIGVSGVNPHNGERGLMGSEDMTDIEPACEDARARGHNVLGPIPGDTVFVDYNKYGFDIVLSMYHDHGNTAIKLLEFGHLVNFIGGLPIPVFTVSHGTAFDIAGKGIADATNMQLSIIAASKAKRRQEQAA; encoded by the coding sequence ATGTATCTCGAAAATGGCAAAGCAATTGTCGCCATTTCCAACGGAGACCCGGCTGGCATTGGCCCCGAAATCACGCTTAAGGCATTATTGAGCGAAGATCTTCGAACCAGTGCTGCACCGGTCATCATTGGCAGCCCCGAGCTTTACGCTCGTGAAATCCAACAATTCGGGCTTCCTTTTACGCTGAAAGAAATAGGCGCCCTGAAAGACGCGACCGGAGAACCTGGCACCGTCGAAATCCTCCCTTTTGACCAACTCGACTTGTCAGCTTGTCCCCGAGGAACAGTCTCGGCTGAAGGTGGGCGCTATTCGGGAGCCTCAATCGCCCGCGCCATTGCGTTGGGCATGGCCGGTGAAGCGCAATCTGTTGTCGTCTCCCCCAACAACAAACGAGCCATGAAAGATGGCGGGCACGAACACACCGGCTTTGAAGAAATCACGCGTCATTATACCGGTGCAGAGCGTTCCATCCAAATCCTCATGGGCCGTAAATATAACATGGCCCGAGTGACGAACCACGTCCCCTTGGCGCGTGTCGCCGAGATGTGCACGCGTGAACGCGTTGCTAATCAAATTGAAGTGTTGATTGACAGTTTGCAGATGGTGGGCTTCGCAAAACCCTGCATCGGCGTGTCAGGCGTCAACCCCCATAATGGTGAGCGTGGTCTGATGGGCTCCGAGGACATGACCGATATCGAACCTGCCTGCGAAGACGCTCGGGCTCGGGGTCACAATGTTCTCGGGCCCATTCCGGGAGACACAGTCTTTGTCGACTATAACAAATATGGCTTCGACATCGTGCTCTCGATGTATCACGACCATGGCAACACCGCGATCAAGCTGCTGGAATTCGGGCATCTGGTCAATTTCATCGGAGGCCTTCCCATCCCCGTCTTCACGGTGTCTCATGGTACGGCTTTCGATATTGCCGGCAAGGGTATCGCGGATGCGACCAACATGCAGCTTTCGATCATTGCTGCCTCCAAGGCCAAGCGACGTCAGGAGCAGGCAGCATGA
- a CDS encoding FCD domain-containing protein has translation MAVPEPSDQKDKSAAMSRESIANAIYAELEREIVEGDLDAGDRINENAIAEARGISRGPVREACRLLQQAGLIEFKVNRGFFVRIIEIEDVLEIYEVRAALFADAGRRLAECITQEQIDDLAHLQELMEAAHDKGDADTVYLHNREFHALTISFVGNKRMTNIYEALDRELHIWRKRALILDSNVTNSLKEHHLILDALRGANPTVCANIFRDHSLAGFNRLMRTMPERISKSGRMSPPATSHK, from the coding sequence ATGGCTGTTCCAGAACCAAGTGATCAGAAAGACAAATCTGCTGCCATGTCTCGTGAGTCGATTGCAAATGCGATCTATGCCGAATTGGAGCGCGAAATTGTCGAGGGCGATCTGGATGCTGGTGATCGGATCAATGAAAATGCGATAGCAGAAGCACGTGGCATAAGCCGCGGCCCGGTCAGGGAAGCCTGCCGGCTGCTGCAACAAGCAGGATTGATTGAATTCAAGGTCAATCGTGGATTCTTTGTTCGCATCATCGAGATTGAGGATGTGCTCGAGATCTACGAGGTGCGCGCCGCTCTTTTTGCTGATGCCGGGCGCAGACTGGCGGAATGTATAACGCAAGAGCAGATCGATGACCTTGCCCATCTGCAGGAATTGATGGAAGCCGCTCACGATAAAGGCGATGCGGACACCGTCTACCTGCACAACAGGGAATTTCACGCCCTCACCATTTCCTTCGTTGGCAACAAACGTATGACCAACATCTATGAGGCACTGGATCGGGAACTGCATATCTGGCGCAAGAGAGCGCTCATCCTCGACAGCAACGTGACCAATTCGCTCAAGGAACATCATCTGATCCTGGACGCCCTTCGAGGCGCAAACCCCACAGTCTGCGCCAACATTTTCCGCGACCACAGCCTGGCAGGTTTCAACCGTCTCATGCGCACCATGCCTGAGCGGATCTCGAAATCCGGCCGCATGTCGCCTCCCGCCACAAGCCACAAATAA
- a CDS encoding tripartite tricarboxylate transporter substrate binding protein — protein MSTIRKQVAALALAAIAIPAICLVPQSGIAKDFEPGSSVTVIVTSSPGGGSDTVTRTLTDIIREEGISDANFLIENRTGGSGAIGYAYVAHRMGDENMWANIGVSFFTTPLLGNSPVTYKDFTPLAAIAEDAYVMAVARDSKITGLKSIKDAGHMLSGTTGIVADPALIAHRLEEAMGIEVDIVPFEGDGEVTAALLGGHIDVQFGNPSEILPLIKNGEMRAIAVSGDRRLEALPDVPTMQEQGVDVVLTQLRGFVMPPEVSEEAAAHWASVIEKALATKAWKERYIDRFNVMPKFLAGKEFAAEMDRRNDDYTDLMRQLGLLK, from the coding sequence TTGTCGACAATTCGAAAACAAGTTGCTGCACTTGCCCTTGCAGCCATCGCCATCCCGGCGATCTGTCTTGTACCGCAATCCGGGATTGCCAAGGATTTTGAGCCCGGAAGCAGTGTAACTGTGATTGTGACGTCTTCGCCTGGCGGTGGCAGCGATACGGTAACGCGGACCTTGACGGATATCATTCGTGAAGAAGGCATCAGCGACGCCAATTTCCTGATCGAAAACCGGACTGGAGGCAGCGGGGCCATCGGTTATGCCTATGTGGCACATCGCATGGGTGACGAGAATATGTGGGCCAACATCGGTGTGAGCTTCTTCACGACACCGTTGCTGGGCAATTCACCGGTCACTTACAAGGACTTCACTCCGCTGGCTGCGATCGCCGAGGACGCTTATGTCATGGCGGTCGCTCGTGATTCCAAGATCACTGGTCTTAAATCAATCAAGGATGCGGGCCACATGCTGTCCGGAACCACAGGGATTGTTGCCGATCCGGCTCTGATCGCCCATCGTCTGGAAGAGGCCATGGGGATTGAGGTCGATATTGTGCCCTTCGAAGGTGATGGTGAAGTGACCGCAGCCCTTTTGGGTGGCCATATCGATGTGCAGTTTGGCAACCCATCCGAGATCCTGCCTCTCATCAAGAATGGCGAAATGCGTGCAATCGCTGTGAGTGGCGACCGGCGGCTTGAAGCCTTGCCCGATGTTCCGACTATGCAGGAGCAGGGAGTTGATGTTGTTTTGACCCAATTGCGCGGGTTTGTGATGCCTCCTGAAGTGTCTGAGGAGGCTGCGGCTCACTGGGCCAGTGTTATTGAGAAAGCCCTGGCAACCAAGGCTTGGAAGGAAAGATACATCGATCGCTTCAACGTCATGCCCAAATTTCTGGCCGGCAAAGAGTTTGCTGCTGAAATGGACCGTCGCAACGACGACTACACAGACTTGATGCGTCAGCTCGGGCTTCTGAAATAG
- a CDS encoding tripartite tricarboxylate transporter TctB family protein: protein MHVTLVDRAFATLLCVLGLYVVVAGVEYGLWVRGVPGPGFFPVLAGAMMFILSGVNLSRSFGLAGAATDLSGIVVSGRTMSAILGVVAALVAFIWLSPYLGMTLAGFLLIFAIGFLTQPEELRDRAFFVKLTAVSFGTIIVCNVLFRIALGVPVLVGPFGI from the coding sequence ATGCACGTAACGCTAGTAGACAGGGCCTTTGCCACACTCCTCTGTGTCCTTGGGCTCTATGTCGTGGTGGCAGGAGTTGAATACGGTCTCTGGGTCAGAGGCGTCCCTGGTCCGGGCTTCTTTCCGGTTCTCGCCGGAGCAATGATGTTCATTCTTTCCGGCGTAAACCTTTCGCGCAGTTTTGGATTAGCGGGAGCCGCAACAGATCTGAGTGGCATAGTGGTTTCCGGGCGTACAATGAGCGCTATTTTGGGAGTGGTTGCTGCACTGGTCGCCTTCATTTGGCTCTCTCCCTATCTGGGTATGACGCTGGCGGGCTTCCTTCTCATCTTCGCCATCGGTTTTCTCACTCAACCAGAAGAGCTCAGAGATCGCGCTTTCTTCGTCAAACTCACAGCAGTGTCTTTCGGCACGATCATCGTCTGCAACGTCCTGTTTCGGATTGCGCT